The Azospirillum brasilense genome window below encodes:
- a CDS encoding calcium-binding protein, which yields MSVINGTSASEVIDLRGLVPGPYETGNGSAAGAGNDTVYGSSYPDVIQGGSGNDLLYGFNGNDILVGDDGNDTLYGGNGNDSLLASAGNDHLLGEAGDDTLYGGAGNDVYYHSANGGVDLINDDKSEAGMPGYGGGTSDVVYFTDVTMANLAFFRPTGSNDLWISSVADFSDGYLNDGVIIQDFYLGGNNTIEYLYSSDSYAFNLTTLL from the coding sequence ATGAGCGTCATCAATGGAACGTCCGCGTCCGAAGTGATCGATCTGCGGGGATTGGTCCCCGGGCCGTACGAGACCGGCAACGGCTCCGCGGCGGGTGCCGGCAATGACACCGTGTATGGCAGCAGCTATCCCGACGTGATCCAGGGCGGGAGCGGAAACGATCTTCTCTACGGCTTCAACGGAAACGACATTCTGGTCGGCGACGACGGCAACGACACGCTGTACGGCGGCAACGGGAACGACAGCCTCCTGGCCAGCGCGGGGAACGATCACCTGCTGGGCGAAGCCGGCGACGACACGCTGTATGGCGGGGCGGGCAACGACGTCTATTATCACTCGGCGAATGGCGGCGTCGATCTCATCAACGACGACAAGTCGGAAGCCGGGATGCCGGGCTACGGCGGCGGAACGTCCGACGTCGTGTACTTCACCGATGTGACGATGGCGAATCTTGCCTTCTTCCGTCCGACGGGAAGCAACGACCTGTGGATCTCCAGCGTGGCTGACTTCAGCGACGGCTATCTGAATGATGGCGTGATCATCCAGGACTTCTATCTCGGTGGCAACAACACCATCGAGTATCTGTACAGCTCCGACTCCTACGCGTTCAATCTGACGACGCTGCTCTGA
- a CDS encoding DEAD/DEAH box helicase: MTEFSGLGLIEPLLRAVAEEGYQTATPIQAGAIPVLLEGRDVLGLAQTGTGKTAAFTLPILQRLFQNKKRVQAKAPRTLILTPTRELALQIGESFRTYGRHLPIRRTVIHGGVGQSPQVAALARGTDVLVATPGRLLDLMAQKQCVLDQVEIFVLDEADRMLDMGFIRDVRKVVAVLPKQRQTLLFSATMPEAVVELAHSILTDAERIEVAPQSTTVERIAQRVLFVDRADKRRLLADLLQEGAMERTIVFARTKHGADRIADHLKKAGVPADAIHGDKSQSARVRALESFRSGDLKALVATDIAARGIDIDGITHVINFDLPNEPESYVHRIGRTARAGTDGSAVSFCDAEEVAYLKAIEKTIRQPVPADHDHPYHASVVAAIHASSAKPPKPAPKQPRPGRGQPQQQAGGNKPQGQKPQAPKAQGAKPPAPQGARVAGATGDQPLKAKVSANQQNRHNRRPAPHGGQPGGNKRSAA; the protein is encoded by the coding sequence ATGACCGAATTCAGTGGCCTCGGCCTGATCGAGCCCCTTCTGCGCGCCGTCGCCGAAGAGGGTTACCAGACCGCCACGCCGATCCAGGCCGGCGCCATCCCCGTTCTTCTGGAGGGCCGCGACGTGCTCGGCCTCGCCCAGACCGGCACCGGCAAGACCGCCGCCTTCACCCTGCCGATCCTGCAGCGGCTGTTCCAGAACAAGAAGCGCGTGCAGGCCAAGGCGCCGCGCACGCTGATCCTGACGCCGACGCGCGAGCTGGCGCTGCAGATCGGCGAGAGCTTCCGCACCTACGGCCGGCACCTGCCGATCCGCCGCACGGTGATCCACGGCGGCGTCGGGCAGAGCCCGCAGGTCGCCGCTCTGGCCCGCGGCACCGACGTGCTGGTGGCGACGCCGGGCCGCCTGCTCGACCTGATGGCCCAGAAGCAGTGCGTGCTCGACCAAGTCGAGATCTTCGTCCTGGACGAGGCCGACCGCATGCTCGACATGGGCTTCATCCGCGACGTGCGGAAGGTGGTCGCGGTCCTGCCGAAGCAGCGCCAGACCCTGCTGTTCTCCGCCACCATGCCGGAAGCCGTGGTCGAGCTGGCGCACAGCATCCTGACCGACGCCGAGCGGATCGAGGTGGCGCCCCAGTCCACCACGGTGGAGCGCATCGCCCAGCGCGTGCTGTTCGTGGACCGCGCCGACAAGCGCCGCCTGCTCGCCGACCTTCTCCAGGAGGGTGCCATGGAGCGGACGATCGTCTTCGCCCGCACCAAGCACGGCGCCGACCGCATCGCCGACCATCTGAAGAAGGCCGGCGTCCCGGCCGACGCGATCCACGGCGACAAGTCGCAGTCGGCCCGCGTGCGCGCCCTGGAGTCCTTCCGCAGCGGTGACCTCAAGGCGCTGGTGGCGACCGACATCGCGGCGCGCGGCATCGACATCGACGGCATCACGCACGTCATCAACTTCGACCTGCCGAACGAGCCGGAAAGCTACGTCCACCGCATCGGCCGCACCGCCCGCGCCGGTACCGACGGCAGCGCGGTGTCCTTCTGCGACGCGGAGGAGGTGGCCTATCTGAAGGCCATCGAGAAGACCATCCGCCAGCCGGTCCCGGCCGACCACGACCATCCCTACCACGCGTCGGTGGTGGCGGCGATCCATGCCTCTTCGGCCAAGCCGCCGAAGCCGGCGCCCAAGCAGCCCCGTCCGGGCCGCGGCCAGCCGCAGCAGCAGGCGGGCGGCAACAAGCCGCAGGGCCAGAAGCCGCAGGCGCCGAAGGCCCAGGGTGCGAAGCCGCCGGCGCCGCAGGGCGCGCGGGTTGCCGGCGCCACCGGCGACCAGCCGCTGAAGGCCAAGGTGTCGGCCAACCAGCAGAACCGCCACAACCGCCGCCCCGCCCCGCACGGCGGCCAGCCGGGCGGGAACAAGCGGTCCGCGGCCTAA
- a CDS encoding Fur family transcriptional regulator, with translation MTSRLESLCLEKGLKMTGQRRVISQVLSESEDHPDVEEVHRRAVLIDPRISIATVYRTMRLLEDAQVIEKVDLGDGRARYEEASTDHHHHLIDTRSGRIVEFASPELEALKERIARELGYRIVGHRLEIYGVPLDSVSLDGGDALDGNSGEGGERR, from the coding sequence ATGACGTCGCGTCTCGAATCCTTGTGCCTGGAAAAGGGGCTGAAGATGACCGGCCAGCGCCGGGTCATTTCCCAGGTCCTGTCGGAGTCGGAGGACCATCCCGACGTGGAGGAGGTCCATCGCCGCGCCGTCCTGATCGACCCGCGCATCTCCATCGCCACCGTCTACCGCACCATGCGCCTTCTGGAAGACGCGCAGGTGATCGAGAAGGTGGACCTGGGCGACGGCCGCGCCCGCTATGAAGAGGCGTCCACCGACCACCACCACCACCTGATCGACACGCGCAGCGGGCGGATCGTCGAGTTCGCCAGCCCGGAGCTGGAGGCGCTGAAGGAGCGCATCGCGCGGGAACTGGGGTACCGCATCGTCGGTCACCGGCTGGAAATCTACGGCGTTCCGCTCGACAGCGTGTCTCTTGACGGCGGCGACGCGCTGGACGGCAACTCTGGGGAAGGCGGGGAGCGTCGATGA
- a CDS encoding DUF1329 domain-containing protein gives MNRRQFSSLLLSLPALPYAAPIAAQEKVPALGEELTPFGAVRGASRTRAIPAWKGGLTRVPNGWKPGTHLPDPYDEDGRWFTVGPADLDRYKVRLSAGLQAMLTKYPSFEIPVFPSNRSAAAPQRVYDESIENAKRAKLGENGLALSGARVGVPFPIPANGVQAMWNHILRWRGNSFSRTGATILPEAGGIHTAAVYREDWQSSYAAGIDGGRPFHYRRTTLMPKAEAGTTLLLHGTLNPIQAGFAAWFRQGETGKPVRAPDFVYDTPDPASGGIRTADMLDMFSGPLDRFDFALVTRREMYVPYNANRMNTPNLAPVDFLWLGHPNPQFMRYEMHRVWIVEARVKPNFRHALPERTYYLDEDTWQIVMADHYDAKGDLVRYAEAHGIAYPQLPVFAPALEITYDLTGDRYMVSGLDNQLAPPDFAKTLRPEDFAPDTLERKRRRW, from the coding sequence ATGAACCGCCGCCAGTTCTCCAGCCTGCTGCTCTCCCTGCCGGCGCTCCCCTATGCGGCCCCGATTGCCGCGCAGGAGAAGGTTCCTGCCCTGGGGGAGGAGCTGACTCCCTTCGGCGCGGTGCGCGGCGCCAGCCGGACGCGGGCCATTCCGGCCTGGAAAGGGGGGTTGACCCGTGTCCCCAACGGCTGGAAACCGGGCACCCATCTGCCCGACCCCTACGACGAGGATGGGCGGTGGTTCACCGTGGGCCCCGCGGATCTGGACCGCTACAAGGTCCGCCTGTCCGCCGGCCTGCAGGCGATGCTGACCAAGTATCCGTCCTTCGAGATCCCGGTCTTCCCCAGCAACCGCAGCGCCGCCGCCCCCCAGCGCGTCTACGACGAATCGATCGAGAACGCCAAACGCGCCAAGCTGGGCGAGAACGGTCTGGCGCTGAGCGGAGCGCGGGTGGGCGTGCCCTTCCCCATCCCGGCAAACGGGGTGCAGGCGATGTGGAATCACATCCTGCGCTGGCGCGGCAATTCCTTCAGCCGCACCGGCGCCACCATCCTGCCGGAAGCCGGCGGCATCCACACCGCGGCGGTCTACCGCGAGGACTGGCAATCCAGCTACGCCGCCGGGATCGACGGCGGCCGCCCCTTCCACTATCGCCGCACCACCCTGATGCCCAAGGCGGAGGCCGGGACCACCCTGCTGCTGCACGGCACGCTGAACCCGATCCAGGCCGGCTTCGCCGCCTGGTTCCGCCAGGGGGAAACCGGCAAACCGGTCCGCGCGCCCGACTTCGTCTACGACACGCCGGACCCGGCCAGCGGCGGCATCCGCACCGCCGACATGCTGGACATGTTCAGCGGCCCGCTCGACCGCTTCGACTTCGCGCTGGTGACGCGGCGGGAAATGTATGTGCCCTACAACGCCAACCGGATGAACACGCCCAATCTGGCGCCGGTGGATTTCCTGTGGCTGGGCCACCCCAACCCGCAGTTCATGCGCTACGAGATGCACCGGGTGTGGATCGTCGAGGCGCGGGTGAAGCCCAACTTCCGCCACGCCCTGCCGGAGCGCACCTATTATCTGGACGAGGACACCTGGCAAATCGTCATGGCCGACCATTACGACGCCAAGGGCGATCTGGTCCGCTACGCGGAAGCGCACGGGATCGCCTATCCCCAGCTGCCCGTCTTTGCCCCGGCGCTGGAGATCACCTACGACCTCACGGGCGACCGCTATATGGTGAGCGGCCTCGACAACCAGCTCGCCCCGCCGGACTTCGCCAAGACCCTGCGGCCTGAGGACTTCGCCCCCGACACGCTGGAGCGCAAGCGGCGGCGCTGGTGA
- a CDS encoding hybrid sensor histidine kinase/response regulator, with protein sequence MTDELIVPDSDPNSDDEILFADEEGEDGDESPPWPILVVDDEDDVHSMTALLLDDVEFQGRRLELIGCRSAAEARAALRARRDIAVILLDVVMEKDDAGLTLVRWIRGTLGNLDVRIILRTGQPGQAPQRDVIVGCDINDYKSKADLSAEGLFTAVIAALRAYDHIRFIETKVAERTHELRQSREQMRVILESSPVGVCAYTHDGVLVMCNDRLVHLLGVPKERLVGVSIADLFIEPDNTEAHETHWTFFRRSLRDAEVRVRRADGSVFWALVSVDPTLLDGRPVHLAWVYDITRRKLAEHQMERAKEQAEQTTTAKSAFLATMSHEIRTPMNGVLGMLELLERTPLDGGQRDTVATMRESATSLLRIIDDILDFSKIEAGKMDLEQVPVSIPALVEGVADTLAPAARAKGLALLTYVEPAIPPALTGDPVRLRQILFNLCGNAIKFTERGRIVVRATLAARTDGNSRGGSQGGTRLRIEVADTGIGISETARRLLFQPFIQAESSTARRFGGTGLGLSISRRLVALMGGAIGVDSAPGAGSTFWVELTLSAATDPTPPEPPPKPMAAEEPDISGLTVLVGLPDMEERRIVARYLEAAGARVLAAGQPDALAEQARMAQTERGVLNVVVVDEALHTPAAARAPQLLGRRVGEAQVPTVLLQDPSTIGGRPADGSVPVSRPVRRTALVRAVAVAAGYALTDATSCEGRPPTAPCAPAPLSPERVIAEAEARGRLILVAEDNAINRKVLQMQLTSLGHAAELTNGGAEALAALGRRRYALLLTDIQMPEVDGFELTRRIRAAERATGAHLPIVALTANAAPADIESYRAAGMDAALSKPLDLAKLDAALSRFLPPTMADPAADPAADPAADPAADLPPINLDVLRRLCGDDRALMDELLNDFVGVGRHIADEVAAAVAARNGTAIRAGAHNLKGCSRNAGAMPLGDAAQALEQAVMQDAPWERVTALAATLEQAMREVERVIAAAPPS encoded by the coding sequence ATGACCGACGAGCTGATCGTGCCCGACTCCGACCCCAACTCAGACGACGAGATCCTGTTCGCCGACGAGGAGGGGGAAGACGGAGACGAATCCCCGCCCTGGCCCATCCTGGTGGTGGACGACGAGGACGACGTCCATTCCATGACCGCCCTCCTGCTGGACGACGTGGAGTTCCAGGGCCGCCGGCTGGAGCTGATCGGCTGCCGCTCCGCCGCCGAGGCGCGCGCCGCCCTGCGCGCCCGCCGGGACATCGCCGTCATCCTGCTGGATGTGGTGATGGAGAAGGACGACGCCGGGCTGACGCTGGTCCGCTGGATCCGCGGCACGCTGGGAAACCTCGACGTCCGCATCATCCTGCGCACCGGCCAGCCGGGGCAGGCGCCGCAGCGCGACGTGATCGTCGGCTGCGACATCAACGACTACAAGTCGAAGGCCGACCTGTCGGCGGAGGGGCTGTTCACCGCGGTGATCGCGGCGCTGCGCGCCTACGACCACATCCGCTTCATCGAGACCAAGGTGGCCGAACGCACGCACGAGCTGCGGCAGAGCCGCGAACAGATGCGCGTCATCCTGGAGTCGAGCCCGGTCGGTGTCTGCGCCTACACCCACGACGGCGTCCTCGTGATGTGCAACGACCGGCTGGTCCACCTGCTGGGCGTGCCGAAGGAGCGGCTGGTCGGCGTCTCCATCGCCGACCTGTTCATCGAACCGGACAACACCGAGGCGCACGAGACGCACTGGACCTTCTTCCGCCGCTCGCTGCGCGACGCCGAGGTGCGGGTGCGGCGGGCCGACGGCTCCGTCTTCTGGGCGCTGGTGTCGGTGGACCCCACGCTGCTCGACGGCCGCCCGGTCCATCTCGCCTGGGTCTACGACATCACGCGGCGCAAGCTGGCCGAACACCAGATGGAACGCGCCAAGGAGCAGGCGGAGCAGACGACCACCGCGAAGTCCGCCTTCCTTGCAACGATGAGCCACGAGATCCGCACCCCGATGAACGGCGTTCTGGGCATGCTGGAGCTGCTGGAGCGCACGCCGCTGGACGGCGGGCAGCGCGACACCGTGGCGACCATGCGGGAATCGGCGACTTCGCTGCTGCGGATCATCGACGACATCCTCGACTTCTCGAAGATCGAGGCCGGCAAAATGGACCTGGAGCAGGTGCCCGTCTCCATCCCCGCCCTGGTCGAAGGGGTGGCCGACACGCTGGCCCCGGCGGCGCGGGCCAAGGGGCTGGCGCTGCTGACCTACGTGGAGCCGGCGATCCCGCCGGCGCTGACCGGCGATCCGGTGCGGCTGCGCCAGATCCTGTTCAACCTGTGCGGCAACGCCATCAAGTTCACCGAGCGCGGGCGCATCGTCGTCCGGGCCACCCTGGCCGCCAGGACGGACGGCAACAGCCGGGGCGGCAGCCAGGGCGGCACCCGGCTGCGCATCGAGGTGGCGGACACCGGCATCGGCATTTCCGAGACGGCGCGCCGCCTGCTCTTCCAGCCCTTCATCCAGGCGGAAAGCTCGACCGCCCGGCGCTTCGGCGGCACCGGGCTCGGCCTGTCGATCAGCCGCCGCCTGGTTGCGCTGATGGGCGGGGCGATCGGGGTGGACAGCGCACCGGGGGCGGGCTCCACCTTCTGGGTCGAGCTGACGCTGAGCGCCGCAACCGATCCGACCCCGCCCGAGCCCCCACCCAAGCCCATGGCGGCGGAAGAACCGGACATCTCCGGCCTGACCGTTCTGGTCGGCCTGCCGGACATGGAGGAGCGCCGGATCGTCGCCCGCTATCTGGAAGCGGCCGGGGCGCGCGTGCTGGCCGCCGGTCAACCGGACGCGCTGGCCGAACAGGCCCGCATGGCCCAAACGGAACGCGGCGTCCTGAACGTCGTGGTGGTTGACGAGGCGCTGCACACCCCTGCCGCCGCTCGGGCGCCGCAATTGCTGGGCCGCCGCGTTGGGGAAGCGCAGGTGCCGACGGTGCTGCTGCAGGACCCCAGCACCATCGGCGGCCGCCCTGCCGACGGGTCGGTCCCGGTGAGCCGACCGGTCCGCCGCACGGCCTTGGTGCGCGCCGTGGCGGTGGCCGCCGGGTACGCCCTGACCGACGCCACGTCCTGCGAAGGTCGACCGCCCACAGCCCCCTGCGCTCCGGCCCCGCTGAGTCCGGAGCGCGTCATCGCCGAGGCGGAGGCCCGCGGGCGGCTGATCCTGGTGGCGGAGGACAACGCCATCAACCGGAAGGTCCTGCAGATGCAGCTCACCTCGCTGGGCCACGCGGCGGAACTGACCAACGGCGGGGCGGAGGCCCTGGCCGCGCTGGGGCGGCGGCGCTACGCCCTGCTGCTGACCGATATCCAGATGCCCGAGGTGGACGGGTTCGAGCTGACCCGCCGCATCCGCGCGGCGGAGCGCGCCACCGGCGCCCATCTGCCCATCGTCGCCCTGACCGCCAACGCCGCCCCGGCGGACATCGAGAGCTACCGCGCGGCCGGCATGGACGCGGCGCTGAGCAAGCCGCTGGATCTGGCGAAGCTCGACGCCGCGCTGTCCCGCTTCCTGCCGCCCACAATGGCCGACCCGGCGGCCGACCCGGCGGCCGACCCGGCGGCCGACCCGGCGGCCGACTTGCCCCCGATCAACCTCGATGTCCTGCGCCGGCTCTGCGGCGACGACCGGGCGCTGATGGATGAGCTGCTGAACGACTTCGTCGGGGTCGGCCGCCACATCGCGGACGAGGTCGCCGCCGCCGTCGCCGCGCGGAACGGAACGGCGATCCGCGCCGGCGCCCACAATCTGAAGGGCTGCTCCCGCAACGCCGGGGCGATGCCCCTCGGCGACGCGGCGCAGGCGCTGGAGCAGGCGGTGATGCAGGACGCCCCCTGGGAACGGGTGACCGCGCTGGCCGCAACGCTGGAGCAGGCGATGCGGGAGGTCGAACGCGTCATCGCTGCGGCACCACCTTCCTGA
- a CDS encoding PAS-domain containing protein: MTVIEQAWKTVPTVSAKFLLILIPILMLTTLGFSSIFFYGKYKDLRGALRDRIEAVAEINAVALSSSLWAVDVPAIRNIIQAISVNRELLCIEVADELADGSFAWPEADCRPFTGHEAVRRPIQVQNRRLGTLTLYFSYAPVDEQIRQEMVNTLWLLLLMLVGTLVTALTAHRLTIGVPLGRLIASIRTAEQEHLRQPVHWSSADELGRVIAAYNGMLTRLDEEEAALRQSEERLGLAITATRSSVWDYDLRTGQYWWSKEFPALLGYGPAELAMTARTWESLIHPEERRRVVAESRSRVRDKDSAYAAVYRMRRRDGGWSWIEDRATALRDGEGTAVRLTGTMSDVTERMQAERDLARERNVLQITLDNTDQGIIMVDRNLRVVMSNRRAAELLDVPAAFLARNPLFPEIIRLQRAQGAFEDFSIDPDLELDETAVIPDQPFAFKRRRPDGTIIEVRSNPLPEGGFVRTFTDVTVEARSAEEVFHAMEALETAYADLKETQDSLVQAEKMASLALLVAGVAHEINTPVGIAYSCSTHLASKTRTLTEAFATGSLKKSDLTGYVTAAGEASRLIEQNLTRAAELIQSFKRVAVDQTSQERRRFDLRSYLDEIITSLGPRLRKSPHEMTVACPDGITMDGYPGALSQVITNLVINALTHAFPDGRKGAMTLSVEELPDGELDIRFSDDGVGIAPDNLPKVFEPFFTTKRGTGGSGLGLHIVFNLVTQSLGGRISVDSPAPNQSAPDTPMGGGTTFLLRIPVTAPRMAGAAGKDLATDEA; the protein is encoded by the coding sequence ATGACGGTGATCGAGCAGGCGTGGAAGACGGTGCCGACGGTGTCGGCGAAGTTCCTGCTGATCCTGATTCCCATCCTGATGCTGACCACGCTCGGCTTCTCCTCGATTTTCTTCTACGGCAAGTACAAGGATCTGCGCGGCGCCCTGCGCGACCGGATCGAGGCGGTGGCGGAGATCAACGCCGTCGCCCTGTCCTCCAGCCTGTGGGCCGTGGACGTTCCGGCGATCCGCAACATCATCCAGGCGATCTCCGTCAACCGCGAGCTTCTCTGCATCGAGGTGGCCGACGAATTGGCCGACGGCTCCTTCGCGTGGCCGGAAGCCGATTGCCGTCCCTTCACCGGGCACGAGGCCGTGCGCCGTCCGATCCAGGTGCAGAACCGGCGGCTCGGCACGCTGACGCTCTATTTCAGCTACGCCCCGGTCGACGAGCAGATCCGGCAGGAGATGGTCAACACGCTGTGGCTCCTGCTGCTGATGCTGGTCGGCACGCTGGTCACCGCGCTGACCGCCCACCGGCTGACCATCGGCGTGCCGCTGGGTCGGCTGATCGCGTCGATCCGCACCGCGGAACAGGAGCATCTGCGCCAGCCCGTGCACTGGTCGTCGGCCGATGAGCTGGGGCGGGTGATCGCCGCCTACAACGGCATGCTGACCCGGCTCGACGAGGAGGAGGCTGCCTTGCGCCAGAGCGAGGAGCGGCTGGGGCTGGCCATCACCGCCACGCGGTCCTCCGTCTGGGATTACGATTTGCGGACCGGCCAGTATTGGTGGTCGAAGGAGTTTCCCGCCCTGCTGGGCTACGGCCCGGCCGAGCTGGCGATGACCGCGCGGACCTGGGAGTCGCTGATCCATCCGGAAGAGCGGCGGCGCGTCGTCGCGGAGTCCCGCAGCCGCGTGCGTGACAAGGACAGCGCCTACGCCGCCGTCTACCGCATGCGGCGCCGGGACGGCGGCTGGAGCTGGATCGAGGATCGCGCGACCGCCCTGCGCGACGGCGAGGGAACCGCGGTCCGCCTGACCGGCACCATGTCCGACGTGACGGAGCGCATGCAGGCCGAGCGGGATCTCGCGCGCGAACGGAACGTCCTTCAGATCACGCTCGACAACACCGACCAGGGCATCATCATGGTGGACCGCAACCTGCGGGTCGTCATGTCCAACCGCCGCGCCGCGGAGCTTCTCGACGTGCCGGCGGCCTTTCTGGCCCGCAATCCGCTGTTTCCCGAAATCATCCGGCTTCAGCGCGCCCAGGGCGCCTTCGAGGACTTCAGCATCGACCCTGATCTGGAGCTGGACGAGACCGCCGTGATTCCCGACCAGCCCTTCGCCTTCAAGCGGCGGCGGCCCGACGGCACGATCATCGAGGTGCGGTCCAACCCCCTGCCGGAGGGCGGATTCGTCCGCACCTTCACCGATGTGACGGTGGAGGCGCGCTCCGCCGAGGAGGTGTTCCACGCCATGGAGGCGCTGGAGACCGCCTACGCCGACCTCAAGGAGACCCAGGACAGCCTCGTCCAGGCGGAGAAGATGGCCTCGCTCGCCCTGCTGGTGGCCGGCGTCGCGCACGAGATCAACACGCCCGTGGGCATCGCCTACAGCTGCTCCACCCATCTGGCTTCGAAGACGCGGACGCTGACCGAGGCCTTCGCGACGGGGAGCCTGAAGAAATCCGACCTGACCGGCTATGTGACGGCGGCGGGCGAGGCCTCCCGCCTGATCGAACAGAACCTGACCCGCGCGGCGGAGCTGATCCAGAGCTTCAAGCGCGTCGCCGTGGACCAGACCAGCCAGGAGCGCCGCCGCTTCGACCTGCGCTCCTATCTCGACGAAATCATCACCTCGCTGGGTCCGCGCCTGCGCAAGAGCCCGCACGAGATGACCGTCGCCTGCCCGGACGGCATCACCATGGACGGCTATCCCGGCGCGCTCAGCCAGGTCATCACCAATCTGGTCATCAACGCGCTGACCCACGCCTTCCCCGACGGCCGGAAGGGGGCGATGACGCTGAGCGTGGAGGAGTTGCCGGACGGCGAGCTGGACATCCGCTTTTCCGACGACGGGGTCGGGATCGCCCCGGACAATCTGCCCAAGGTGTTCGAACCCTTCTTCACGACCAAGCGCGGCACCGGGGGCAGCGGCCTCGGCCTTCACATCGTCTTCAACCTGGTGACGCAATCCTTGGGCGGGCGGATCTCGGTGGACAGCCCGGCCCCCAACCAGTCGGCTCCCGACACGCCCATGGGCGGGGGCACCACCTTCCTCCTGCGGATTCCCGTAACGGCCCCCCGGATGGCCGGTGCCGCCGGGAAGGACCTGGCAACCGACGAGGCATGA
- a CDS encoding STAS domain-containing protein, which translates to MNFQVRRSSETIEVLLSGRLEFTDHDSLPDIVELLDGEGTRRFILDMDGLTFIDSAGIGMLLILQDEAEQRNIKLILRKLQGDVLRSIELARIGEVVAIER; encoded by the coding sequence ATGAATTTCCAGGTGCGCCGGTCCTCTGAAACCATCGAGGTGCTGTTGAGCGGCCGGTTGGAGTTCACCGACCATGACAGCCTTCCCGACATCGTGGAGCTGCTCGACGGCGAGGGCACGCGCCGCTTCATCCTGGACATGGACGGGCTGACCTTCATCGATTCTGCGGGGATCGGCATGCTGCTGATCCTTCAGGACGAGGCGGAGCAGCGCAACATCAAGCTGATCCTCCGCAAGCTGCAGGGCGATGTGCTGCGCTCCATCGAGCTCGCGCGGATCGGCGAAGTCGTCGCCATCGAGCGGTGA
- a CDS encoding ATP-binding protein translates to MDGSPACLPPGPAGAVRPFSVVRDRVPAEIAARVAARFGVSEAAAGVGDALDGRAAAAVLLAQADRDILRGAFGLNRFLTVELTEREEGTGAIDADWLGAPPVEQGFYLSLTTGTAYGLQCAVLVCDELTRRGVLTSERRGNVELCLHEAIANAIVHGNLGIPSATKEQPEGYRLFSRLLRERLGDGAVRQRRIDIFARWTADSLSIAVVDQGNGFDAAALPQDTDSGAHSGRGFVFMRALARRIHVTDGGRCTLLQFDL, encoded by the coding sequence ATGGACGGTTCCCCCGCCTGTCTTCCCCCCGGTCCGGCCGGTGCCGTGCGCCCCTTCAGCGTGGTGCGGGATCGCGTGCCGGCGGAGATCGCCGCGCGGGTCGCCGCGCGCTTCGGCGTGAGCGAGGCCGCTGCAGGCGTCGGAGACGCCCTTGATGGCCGGGCCGCCGCCGCGGTGCTGCTGGCCCAGGCCGACCGCGACATCCTGCGCGGCGCCTTCGGACTCAACCGCTTCCTGACGGTGGAACTGACGGAGCGGGAGGAGGGGACCGGCGCCATCGACGCCGACTGGCTGGGCGCCCCTCCGGTGGAGCAGGGCTTCTACCTGTCGCTGACCACCGGCACGGCCTATGGCCTGCAATGCGCGGTTCTGGTCTGCGACGAGCTGACCCGGCGCGGCGTGCTGACGTCGGAGCGGCGCGGCAACGTCGAGCTGTGCCTGCACGAGGCCATCGCCAACGCCATCGTCCACGGCAATCTGGGCATTCCCAGCGCGACCAAGGAGCAGCCGGAGGGCTACCGGCTGTTCAGCCGGCTGCTGCGCGAACGGCTGGGCGACGGCGCCGTGCGGCAGCGGCGGATCGACATCTTCGCGCGCTGGACCGCCGACAGCCTGTCCATCGCGGTGGTCGACCAGGGCAACGGGTTCGACGCCGCGGCCCTGCCGCAGGACACCGACAGCGGCGCCCATTCCGGCCGCGGCTTCGTGTTCATGCGGGCGCTGGCCCGGCGCATCCACGTGACCGACGGCGGGCGCTGCACCCTGCTGCAGTTCGACCTGTGA